A stretch of the Methylocystis iwaonis genome encodes the following:
- a CDS encoding ANTAR domain-containing response regulator: MKIVIVDENPIRAVILEEGLREAGLGQVQRIGEMNNLLARIYAIDPDVILIDLENPSRDTLEQMFQVSRAVRRPIAMFVDQSDAVSIQRSVDAGVSAYIVDGLKKERIKSILDLCVSRFNAFSKLQSELERAKDDLEQRKDVDRAKGILMKSKNISEDQAYRLMRSAAMRENKKIGDIARSIIMARELLK; the protein is encoded by the coding sequence GTGAAAATCGTTATCGTCGACGAAAACCCGATCCGCGCAGTCATCCTTGAAGAGGGCCTGCGAGAGGCGGGGCTTGGGCAGGTCCAGCGGATAGGCGAGATGAACAATCTTCTCGCGCGAATCTACGCCATCGATCCGGATGTGATTCTGATCGACCTCGAAAACCCGTCTCGAGACACGCTGGAGCAGATGTTTCAGGTGAGTCGCGCCGTGCGCAGGCCCATCGCCATGTTTGTCGACCAGAGCGACGCCGTTTCGATACAAAGATCCGTGGATGCGGGCGTGTCCGCCTATATCGTCGACGGATTGAAGAAAGAGCGCATCAAATCCATACTCGACCTTTGCGTCTCGCGGTTCAACGCCTTTTCCAAGCTTCAAAGCGAGCTCGAGCGTGCGAAAGACGATCTCGAGCAGCGGAAAGACGTCGACCGCGCGAAGGGCATATTGATGAAGTCGAAGAACATCTCCGAGGACCAGGCTTATCGGCTGATGCGCAGCGCCGCGATGCGGGAAAATAAGAAGATTGGCGACATCGCCAGATCGATCATTATGGCGAGAGAGCTGCTGAAATGA
- a CDS encoding CmpA/NrtA family ABC transporter substrate-binding protein, with protein sequence MKIVRIGFIPLVDAATLLIAVDKGFTAEEGLDVQLVREASWSNIRDKLAIGLFDAAHLLAPMAVASNLGLGHVKAPLVSPISLAMNGNAITLSRKLFLELQEASDDRLSDPAVSAKALGKIVQKRAEHGDEPLTFGMTFPFSMHNYELRYWLAEGGIDPDEDVRLVVLPPPYMVESLTRGQIDGFCVGAPWSSLAVDADVGIILHFGCEIFSRAPEKVLAMREAAAADDPDVAAALARAISRAATYVDDPTNRDDVVSVLARPDCIGVGHHAIRGTLAGQINLDSRGGARACEDYLIFGKNNACRPDPRHAVWIYAQMLRWGQARFSTGLVEIAKAVYRPDLYDAAIGVREVSSPSLPDVVGAFAGPDLDERDLDSYLNGFDIGSKI encoded by the coding sequence ATGAAAATTGTGCGGATTGGCTTCATCCCGCTCGTCGATGCGGCGACTTTGCTCATAGCGGTCGACAAAGGATTTACGGCGGAGGAAGGTCTGGACGTCCAGTTGGTTCGGGAGGCGTCATGGTCCAACATTCGTGACAAATTGGCCATAGGCTTGTTCGACGCCGCTCATCTCCTCGCGCCAATGGCCGTGGCTTCGAACCTCGGCCTTGGACATGTAAAGGCGCCGCTCGTCTCTCCCATCAGCCTCGCCATGAACGGCAACGCAATCACTTTGTCGCGCAAGCTATTTCTCGAGCTGCAAGAAGCTTCTGATGACAGGCTTTCAGATCCCGCGGTAAGCGCCAAGGCGCTCGGAAAGATCGTTCAAAAACGCGCGGAGCATGGCGACGAGCCTCTGACATTCGGGATGACGTTTCCCTTCTCGATGCACAACTATGAACTTCGCTATTGGCTGGCCGAAGGCGGAATCGACCCGGACGAGGACGTACGACTAGTCGTGCTTCCGCCGCCCTATATGGTCGAAAGCTTAACGAGAGGGCAGATCGACGGCTTCTGTGTCGGCGCACCCTGGAGCTCCTTGGCCGTCGACGCCGACGTCGGAATCATTCTTCACTTTGGTTGCGAAATCTTCTCCCGCGCGCCGGAGAAGGTCTTGGCCATGCGCGAGGCCGCTGCGGCGGATGATCCAGACGTCGCGGCCGCTTTGGCGCGCGCGATCTCTCGGGCGGCGACGTATGTCGATGATCCGACGAACCGCGACGACGTCGTAAGCGTGTTGGCGCGTCCGGATTGCATTGGCGTTGGTCACCACGCGATCCGAGGCACGCTCGCGGGGCAAATAAACCTCGACTCGCGGGGCGGCGCGCGCGCATGTGAAGATTATCTCATATTTGGAAAAAATAACGCCTGCCGGCCCGATCCTCGCCATGCCGTTTGGATTTATGCGCAAATGCTCCGCTGGGGCCAGGCTCGCTTTTCTACCGGGCTCGTGGAGATTGCGAAAGCAGTCTATCGCCCCGATCTTTACGACGCAGCTATTGGCGTTCGGGAGGTCTCGTCCCCATCGCTTCCCGACGTCGTCGGCGCGTTTGCGGGGCCTGATCTCGACGAGCGTGATCTCGATTCTTATTTGAACGGCTTTGATATCGGCTCGAAAATTTGA
- the nirB gene encoding nitrite reductase large subunit NirB, which translates to MPVTTHQANRPKLVVVGNGMAAGRVLEELFERRSGAFDVSVYGSEPRVNYNRIMLSPVLAGEKAYEDIIIHGESWYARHGVALHKGETVVSIDRNAKRVTTASGRNEHYDKLLIATGSAPIAIPVHGVDLPGVVTFRDLDDVDAMLGQAEKGGHAVVIGGGLLGLEAAAGLKSKGMAVTVVHLMPTLMERQLDPSAGYLLQKAIERRGIEVLTGTNTQAILGSSKVEAVKLDGGRDIRCDMVVMAVGIRPNARLAKEAGLVVERGVRVDDEMLTSDPDIYAVGECVEHRGQCYGLVAPLFEMAKVVAARLCGDSAARYQGSVVSTKLKVSGIDLFSAGDFTLGDDDDEIILRDPSRGVYKRIVLRDNRLKGAVLYGETEDGPWLFDLLKKETDIAAMRDTLIFGQAYQGGSPLDPTAAVAVLPDDAEICGCNGVCKAAIVSTITEQGLTSLDEVRAQTKASASCGQCTSKVEALIVGALGDTYKGATRKPMCRCTDLTHEEVRGFIVSRSLSSLPAVMQELGWKTSCGCPSCRPALNYYLLCAFPLAYRDDAQSRFVNERVHANIQKDGTFSVVPRMWGGLTTPNELRAIADVADRFSIPTVKVTGGQRIDLLGVKKEDLPAVWAELNRAGLVSGHAYAKGLRTVKTCVGKEWCRFGTQDSTGLGVKLERLLCGSWTPAKVKLAVSGCPRNCAEATVKDIGVICVDSGFDIHIAGAAGLHVRATDLLGHVETEEETLEYVAAILQLYREEAAYLDRLYKWVEKTGLERVRHIITEDHVARKALYERFLVSQRAVRKDPWAERAAGFNAQEFAPLAIVAPIAQLAAE; encoded by the coding sequence ATGCCTGTCACCACGCATCAAGCGAATAGACCCAAGCTCGTTGTCGTCGGCAACGGAATGGCGGCCGGCCGCGTGCTCGAAGAGCTTTTTGAGCGCCGATCGGGAGCATTCGATGTGAGCGTTTACGGCTCGGAGCCGCGCGTCAATTACAACCGCATCATGTTGTCGCCGGTTCTCGCCGGTGAGAAGGCCTATGAGGACATCATTATTCATGGCGAGAGCTGGTATGCCCGCCATGGGGTTGCGCTGCATAAGGGCGAGACGGTCGTCTCCATCGATCGAAACGCAAAGCGCGTGACGACGGCGTCAGGCCGGAACGAGCATTACGACAAACTGCTCATCGCGACCGGTTCCGCGCCAATCGCCATCCCCGTTCATGGCGTCGATCTGCCCGGCGTTGTCACCTTCCGTGACCTCGACGACGTCGACGCCATGCTGGGACAGGCTGAAAAAGGCGGCCATGCGGTTGTCATCGGCGGTGGGTTGTTGGGATTGGAGGCGGCGGCTGGGCTCAAGTCAAAGGGGATGGCGGTGACCGTCGTTCACTTGATGCCAACGTTGATGGAGCGGCAACTGGATCCCTCCGCGGGCTATCTGTTGCAGAAAGCCATCGAGAGGCGCGGCATCGAGGTTCTGACCGGAACGAACACTCAGGCGATCCTCGGCAGCTCGAAGGTCGAAGCCGTCAAGCTGGACGGAGGCAGAGACATTCGCTGTGACATGGTCGTGATGGCGGTGGGGATTCGACCCAATGCGCGTCTCGCCAAAGAGGCAGGTCTCGTGGTCGAGCGCGGCGTCAGGGTCGATGACGAAATGCTCACCAGCGATCCTGATATTTATGCAGTCGGCGAATGCGTCGAGCATCGCGGCCAATGCTACGGCCTTGTGGCGCCTCTTTTCGAAATGGCCAAAGTTGTGGCGGCGCGGCTGTGCGGCGATAGCGCGGCGCGCTACCAGGGTTCGGTCGTTTCTACGAAACTGAAAGTATCGGGCATTGATCTTTTCTCCGCCGGCGATTTTACGCTGGGAGACGACGATGACGAGATCATTTTGCGCGATCCATCGCGCGGCGTCTACAAGCGCATCGTGCTTCGGGATAATCGCCTCAAGGGCGCAGTGCTTTACGGCGAGACCGAAGACGGACCGTGGTTATTCGACCTCCTGAAAAAAGAGACGGACATCGCCGCGATGCGCGATACGCTCATCTTTGGGCAGGCGTATCAGGGAGGATCGCCGCTGGACCCTACGGCGGCCGTTGCAGTGTTGCCGGATGATGCGGAGATCTGCGGCTGCAACGGCGTATGTAAAGCAGCGATCGTTTCGACGATCACGGAACAGGGCCTGACGTCTCTCGACGAGGTGCGGGCGCAGACGAAGGCGTCCGCCTCCTGCGGTCAATGCACATCCAAAGTGGAAGCGTTGATCGTCGGCGCGCTTGGAGACACATACAAAGGCGCGACGCGTAAGCCCATGTGTAGGTGCACGGACCTCACGCATGAGGAAGTGCGCGGCTTTATTGTCTCCAGAAGCCTCTCCTCTCTGCCGGCTGTTATGCAAGAACTCGGCTGGAAGACCTCCTGCGGTTGCCCTTCCTGCCGACCAGCGTTGAATTACTATCTGCTTTGCGCATTCCCGCTGGCTTACCGCGACGATGCACAATCGCGCTTCGTCAATGAGCGCGTGCACGCAAACATCCAAAAGGATGGCACCTTCTCTGTCGTCCCGCGCATGTGGGGCGGGCTGACGACTCCGAATGAATTGCGCGCCATCGCAGATGTTGCGGATCGCTTCAGTATCCCGACCGTCAAAGTCACAGGCGGGCAGCGTATCGATTTGCTCGGGGTCAAAAAAGAAGATTTGCCTGCCGTGTGGGCGGAACTCAATCGCGCCGGGCTCGTCTCGGGCCATGCCTACGCCAAGGGATTGCGTACGGTGAAGACCTGCGTCGGCAAGGAATGGTGCCGGTTCGGCACGCAGGATTCCACGGGACTCGGCGTTAAGCTCGAGCGGCTGTTGTGCGGCTCCTGGACGCCCGCCAAAGTAAAACTCGCCGTATCTGGCTGTCCGCGCAATTGCGCCGAGGCGACGGTGAAGGACATTGGCGTCATCTGCGTGGATTCGGGGTTCGATATTCATATTGCAGGGGCGGCCGGGCTGCATGTGCGCGCAACGGACCTTCTTGGGCATGTCGAGACCGAAGAGGAAACGCTCGAATATGTCGCCGCGATCTTGCAGCTCTATCGAGAAGAGGCCGCCTATCTCGACCGGCTTTACAAATGGGTCGAGAAAACCGGCCTGGAGCGCGTGCGTCATATAATCACGGAAGATCATGTAGCGCGCAAAGCGCTTTATGAACGCTTCCTCGTTTCACAGCGCGCCGTGCGCAAGGATCCTTGGGCGGAACGCGCGGCGGGCTTCAACGCGCAGGAATTCGCACCCTTGGCGATCGTTGCGCCCATTGCGCAACTTGCGGCGGAGTGA
- the nirD gene encoding nitrite reductase small subunit NirD, which yields MTHLSPNWFDIGPLEQIPQRGARVVKTPRRNIAVFRTAGDEVFALENRCPHKGGPLSEGIIHGRKVACPLHNWIIDLDSGSATGADHGCARSFPVKIEKGRVYLEMTVAVTP from the coding sequence ATGACTCATCTTTCGCCAAACTGGTTCGACATTGGGCCACTCGAGCAAATCCCTCAACGCGGCGCGCGTGTCGTCAAAACGCCGCGACGAAACATAGCGGTCTTCCGCACCGCCGGAGACGAGGTCTTCGCCCTCGAGAATCGATGCCCCCACAAGGGCGGCCCTTTGAGCGAGGGCATCATTCATGGCCGAAAGGTCGCCTGCCCTCTCCACAACTGGATCATCGATCTCGACAGCGGATCCGCCACCGGAGCCGATCACGGCTGTGCGCGCAGTTTTCCAGTCAAGATCGAAAAGGGGCGCGTCTATCTCGAAATGACCGTCGCCGTTACGCCATGA
- a CDS encoding nitrate reductase, whose product MSASSKIIRTTCPYCGTGCGVKATVSASGGVHISGDEKHPANFGRLCIKGATLAETLTLNERLLHPRIFDKRASWSEALAMVAGRFREAIQTYGPSSVAFYVSGQMLTEDYYVANKLMKGYIGSANIDTNSRLCMASTVAGHKRAFGADIVPNVYEDLELSDLVVLVGSNLAWCHPVLFHRLENAKAARPEMRVVNVDPRRTATSEISDLQLSIAPGSDVALFLGLLRHLDRSGKCDASYVALHTHGFDDALAIADSWDVASVAKATGIEEASLQRFYELYAENERVVTVYSQGVNQSICGTDKVNAILNCHLATGRIGKPGAGPFSVTGQPNAMGGREVGGLANQLACHMELHDPRHQDIVRRYWRSPTIATKPGLKAVDLFKAVSDRTIKALWIIGTNPADSLPDADSVKAALASCPFVVVSDVVERTDTSEFAHVLLPARAWGEKDGTVTNSERRISRQRPLRQAPGDTMPDWWSICRVAKLMGYSRGFDYGGPHDIFREYAGLSGHLNNGSRDFDISDYDDISQRDYDSLSPFQWPRRKGSFLSRRSERFFANGGFFTPDGRARFIVTPFHPPKKRNAGLFTLNTGRIRDQWHTMTRTGVAPSLSRHIVEPFVEIHPADARALDILPASLARLSNAHGSVILRALVTDRQRRGSLFAPIHWTQQNSSCGRIDALVGANTDPISGQPNSKGAFVGIEPWPAAWFGFALTRNKPSDVDAGYWALARTGFGWRMELAGLSEPEDFERYARELFGVTADSAALACVEDFGRGAFRFLAHQHGRALGLFIMSREPVEAARAFLCEKFASHDPKDLMSLLAARPLSHADCGRTVCICHGVGAKEIEVAIDGRARTVEAIGRATRAGTGCGSCRPEIQRLINEKASHAQRAPAPAQDSPQEEHA is encoded by the coding sequence ATGAGCGCGTCTTCTAAAATCATTCGCACGACTTGCCCCTATTGCGGAACCGGATGCGGCGTCAAGGCGACCGTTTCCGCCTCCGGCGGAGTCCATATTTCCGGAGATGAAAAGCATCCGGCGAATTTCGGCCGGCTTTGCATCAAGGGCGCGACCCTCGCCGAGACGTTGACGCTAAACGAGCGTTTGCTTCATCCGCGAATTTTCGACAAACGCGCGAGTTGGAGCGAGGCGCTTGCAATGGTCGCCGGCCGCTTTCGGGAGGCGATACAGACCTACGGCCCCAGTTCCGTCGCCTTCTATGTCTCCGGACAGATGCTCACAGAAGATTACTACGTCGCCAATAAGCTGATGAAAGGTTACATCGGCTCCGCAAATATCGACACTAATTCTCGTCTCTGCATGGCGTCGACCGTCGCCGGGCACAAGCGCGCCTTCGGCGCAGACATTGTCCCGAATGTTTATGAGGATCTCGAACTTTCGGACCTCGTTGTTCTAGTCGGATCGAACCTCGCCTGGTGCCATCCGGTGCTATTTCACCGCCTCGAAAACGCAAAGGCCGCACGGCCCGAGATGCGAGTCGTCAACGTCGATCCCCGGCGCACGGCGACGAGCGAAATTTCCGACCTCCAGCTTTCAATTGCGCCCGGCTCCGACGTCGCGCTTTTTCTTGGCTTGCTCCGTCATCTCGATCGCAGCGGGAAATGCGACGCATCTTACGTGGCCCTTCACACCCACGGGTTCGACGATGCGCTCGCCATCGCGGATTCATGGGACGTCGCTTCCGTGGCGAAAGCAACAGGGATTGAAGAGGCGTCACTGCAGCGCTTCTACGAGCTTTACGCTGAGAATGAGCGCGTCGTGACGGTCTACTCACAAGGAGTAAATCAGTCGATTTGCGGAACCGACAAGGTCAATGCGATCCTGAACTGCCATCTCGCGACGGGGCGTATCGGAAAGCCCGGCGCGGGGCCTTTTTCGGTGACGGGGCAACCAAACGCCATGGGTGGGCGCGAGGTTGGCGGGCTCGCCAATCAGCTCGCCTGCCATATGGAGCTTCATGATCCGCGGCACCAGGATATCGTGCGGCGCTATTGGCGTTCGCCCACTATCGCAACCAAGCCCGGCCTCAAAGCCGTTGATCTCTTCAAGGCCGTCTCCGACAGGACGATCAAGGCGCTGTGGATTATTGGGACAAATCCAGCCGATAGCTTGCCCGACGCCGACAGTGTGAAGGCTGCGCTGGCCTCATGCCCCTTTGTCGTTGTTTCGGACGTCGTAGAGCGCACGGATACATCCGAATTTGCGCATGTCCTGCTTCCGGCGCGCGCCTGGGGAGAGAAGGACGGAACGGTCACGAATTCGGAACGGCGCATCTCGCGTCAAAGGCCGTTGCGTCAGGCTCCCGGCGATACCATGCCCGATTGGTGGAGCATTTGCCGTGTTGCGAAGCTTATGGGTTATTCAAGGGGTTTCGACTACGGCGGGCCCCATGACATTTTTCGGGAATACGCCGGTCTTTCGGGTCATCTGAATAATGGATCACGGGATTTCGATATCTCGGACTACGACGACATTTCGCAACGCGATTATGACAGCCTTTCCCCTTTCCAATGGCCGCGGCGCAAGGGCTCATTCCTGAGCAGACGATCGGAAAGGTTCTTCGCCAACGGCGGCTTCTTCACGCCGGACGGCCGCGCGCGCTTTATCGTCACGCCGTTTCATCCGCCCAAGAAGCGCAATGCGGGGTTGTTCACTCTCAACACTGGCCGTATCCGGGATCAGTGGCACACCATGACCCGGACGGGCGTCGCGCCAAGCCTATCGCGGCACATCGTCGAGCCCTTTGTCGAAATTCACCCGGCGGACGCCCGAGCCCTCGATATTCTGCCGGCGAGTCTGGCGCGTCTTTCTAATGCGCATGGCTCGGTGATTCTTCGCGCGCTTGTCACCGATCGCCAAAGGAGAGGGTCGCTTTTTGCGCCGATCCACTGGACGCAGCAGAATTCGAGCTGCGGCCGCATCGACGCGCTTGTCGGCGCGAATACGGATCCGATTTCCGGCCAGCCAAATTCGAAAGGCGCGTTCGTTGGCATCGAGCCTTGGCCGGCTGCCTGGTTCGGCTTCGCGCTGACGCGCAACAAACCAAGCGATGTCGACGCCGGCTACTGGGCGCTGGCGCGAACGGGTTTTGGCTGGCGTATGGAGCTCGCGGGCCTAAGCGAACCGGAAGACTTCGAAAGATACGCCCGCGAACTCTTTGGCGTCACCGCGGACAGCGCAGCACTCGCCTGCGTCGAGGATTTCGGACGAGGGGCGTTTCGTTTCCTTGCCCATCAACATGGTCGGGCGCTGGGCTTGTTTATCATGTCGCGAGAACCCGTCGAAGCGGCGCGTGCGTTTTTGTGCGAGAAATTCGCCTCGCATGATCCAAAAGACTTGATGTCGCTTCTTGCCGCCCGGCCGCTGTCGCACGCCGATTGCGGCCGCACGGTCTGCATCTGCCACGGGGTCGGCGCGAAAGAGATAGAGGTGGCGATCGACGGCCGCGCGCGAACGGTCGAAGCCATCGGGCGCGCGACGCGCGCCGGGACGGGGTGTGGCTCATGCCGCCCCGAGATTCAGCGCCTCATCAATGAAAAAGCCAGCCACGCCCAGCGCGCGCCGGCGCCGGCCCAGGATTCACCCCAAGAGGAGCACGCATGA